The following proteins come from a genomic window of Acetobacteroides hydrogenigenes:
- a CDS encoding helix-turn-helix transcriptional regulator — protein sequence MNRIDRLQAILIHLQSKKVVTAAELAERFDLSIRTVYRDIRALEEAGVPIGSEAGVGYFLSESYHLPPVRFTNAEASALLMGAKFVEQMSDSQTRESCQSALFKIKSVLNAKEKDALEKLQDNILVFGRQNHGDNREQALLADVQQAIIGKTALDVEYHAGYTNQVTLRRVEPIGMIYYGNSWHLIGYCQLRNDYRDLRIDRILKLERTNIPFSKNAHICLDEYFERVQNREGMHKITLLVARDSQHHIKESKYWYGFTYDEEHDERWMRLHFRNSDLWGFSRWVIFGGGSVRVEEPEELKVLVHDFVKELTEAYSI from the coding sequence ATGAACCGAATAGATCGCCTACAGGCAATACTTATACATCTGCAAAGCAAGAAGGTGGTAACTGCCGCCGAGCTGGCCGAACGCTTCGACCTGAGCATCCGCACCGTGTACCGCGATATCAGGGCGCTGGAGGAGGCGGGCGTGCCCATCGGCTCGGAGGCGGGGGTGGGGTACTTCCTCTCCGAGAGCTACCACCTGCCCCCGGTACGCTTTACCAACGCCGAGGCATCGGCGCTGCTCATGGGGGCTAAGTTCGTGGAGCAGATGAGCGACTCGCAAACGCGCGAGTCGTGCCAGTCGGCGCTCTTCAAGATCAAGTCGGTGCTCAACGCCAAGGAGAAGGATGCGCTGGAGAAGCTGCAGGATAACATTCTGGTATTTGGCCGTCAGAACCATGGCGACAACCGCGAGCAGGCGCTGCTGGCCGATGTTCAGCAAGCTATTATCGGCAAAACAGCGCTCGATGTGGAGTACCATGCCGGGTACACCAACCAGGTAACGCTTCGGCGCGTGGAGCCCATAGGGATGATCTACTACGGCAACAGCTGGCACCTGATTGGCTACTGCCAACTGCGCAACGACTACCGCGATTTGCGCATCGACCGAATCCTGAAGCTTGAAAGAACCAATATTCCCTTTTCGAAAAATGCTCACATTTGCCTCGACGAGTACTTCGAGCGGGTGCAGAATCGCGAGGGCATGCACAAGATTACGCTGCTGGTTGCCCGCGATAGCCAGCACCACATCAAGGAGTCGAAGTACTGGTACGGCTTTACCTACGACGAGGAGCACGACGAAAGGTGGATGAGGCTGCACTTCCGTAACTCCGACCTTTGGGGCTTCTCGCGCTGGGTGATATTCGGAGGAGGTAGCGTTAGGGTAGAGGAGCCCGAGGAGCTAAAGGTGCTGGTTCACGACTTTGTAAAGGAGCTGACAGAGGCTTACAGTATATAA
- a CDS encoding DJ-1/PfpI family protein, whose amino-acid sequence MKRKIFVFLFNGYSDWEIAYLSPEISKNDAFELIYFSADGKPVLSMGGLRVVPEMSLNEVSVGDVHMLIIPGGVSWEKGENREIGTLAKALFAEKRTIAAICAATAYLGELGFLNHLKHTSNDLYYLKGAAPGYSGESCYVNDLAVTDEHIITAKGIAPIEFAREVFATLKLYNDHDMEKWFQLFKNGIWSA is encoded by the coding sequence ATGAAGAGGAAGATATTTGTATTCCTGTTTAATGGATATTCGGACTGGGAAATCGCTTACCTTTCGCCCGAGATTAGTAAGAACGATGCGTTTGAGCTGATCTACTTTTCCGCCGATGGCAAGCCGGTACTGTCGATGGGAGGTTTACGGGTGGTACCCGAAATGTCGTTGAACGAAGTAAGCGTAGGCGATGTTCACATGCTGATTATTCCGGGGGGAGTGTCCTGGGAAAAGGGCGAAAACCGTGAAATAGGCACATTGGCGAAAGCGCTATTTGCCGAAAAGCGGACGATTGCCGCTATCTGTGCTGCTACGGCCTACCTTGGCGAACTAGGATTCCTAAACCACCTGAAGCATACCAGCAACGACCTGTACTACCTAAAGGGAGCAGCCCCCGGCTATTCGGGAGAAAGCTGCTATGTAAATGACCTTGCCGTTACTGATGAGCATATCATTACTGCCAAAGGCATAGCCCCTATTGAGTTTGCGAGGGAAGTATTCGCAACGCTGAAGCTGTATAACGACCATGATATGGAGAAATGGTTTCAGCTCTTTAAGAATGGAATTTGGAGTGCGTAA